The Solibacillus sp. FSL W7-1464 genome contains a region encoding:
- a CDS encoding DUF4230 domain-containing protein, with product MNKKDEALTQIEQVLQELKKSEAESAATAVIGQRSGNANISGAIFKVIFKFWGFKILLIALLLILFTFAGTWLLFGNTFKKESTVFVEQVQELATLATAEAHMKVIIEQEDNKLFGNDISVNFPGTKRELLLIVPATVIAGVNLKEVTSNDIKINEDDKELEIALPRATLIQDPAIQMEDVKTFSDEGLFRGEVKWDEGFDLAAEAQKKIKDEAIEIGLLESAEKSAEKVLAGFFRNLGYTVKVTFK from the coding sequence ATGAATAAAAAAGATGAAGCATTAACACAAATTGAACAAGTATTGCAGGAATTGAAAAAGAGTGAGGCAGAAAGTGCTGCCACTGCGGTAATAGGACAGCGCAGTGGAAACGCCAATATTTCCGGAGCAATATTTAAGGTTATATTTAAATTTTGGGGATTTAAAATTTTATTAATTGCATTGCTTCTTATTCTTTTCACATTCGCGGGTACTTGGTTATTATTCGGTAATACATTTAAAAAAGAAAGTACAGTATTTGTAGAACAGGTCCAGGAATTGGCAACACTTGCAACGGCTGAAGCCCATATGAAAGTAATTATTGAGCAAGAGGATAATAAACTTTTTGGAAACGATATTTCGGTTAATTTCCCAGGTACCAAAAGAGAGTTACTATTAATAGTCCCTGCCACAGTCATTGCAGGCGTCAATCTTAAAGAAGTAACATCGAATGATATTAAAATCAATGAAGATGACAAAGAGTTAGAAATCGCCCTGCCCCGAGCAACACTTATACAGGATCCCGCTATTCAGATGGAAGATGTCAAAACTTTTTCAGATGAAGGACTATTCCGTGGGGAAGTGAAATGGGATGAAGGATTTGATCTGGCAGCGGAAGCACAGAAAAAAATTAAAGATGAGGCCATTGAAATAGGTTTATTGGAATCGGCAGAAAAAAGTGCCGAGAAAGTTCTCGCAGGGTTTTTCCGAAATCTTGGGTATACTGTGAAGGTAACATTTAAATAA
- a CDS encoding OFA family MFS transporter codes for MGNFENKWIRAVIPALLIHCSIGTVYCWSLFKGDIASYIGKPVSEVEWAFSIAIFVLGMAAAFGGKFVEKDIHKSSLLAAIFFVAGMAATGFFIYQKSLFGIYISYGVVMGIGLGIGYLTPVKTLMLWFKEQKGLATGLAVAGFGLAKVIASPLMEKLLGNRNSEGVLADPTNIYTMFYILAAIYLVMMFVGHLILKKPAGYEEENMEMHSFSYRKVLTNKTFIGIWLMFYINITCGLALISQEKGILAFIGFGAIGLVSSLTAIFNAGGRIAFSAWGDRLKDRNSIYKIIFISSISIILCTVVFDGINNSMVILIIALLCIVNAGYGGGFSSLPPLLSDRFGIESISTVHGLALSAWAFAGLTGNQLSAIILEKTQSYDMVLYVIAALFTIATLISIFVVKPEKVNLENEEFHKKKEIVIG; via the coding sequence GTGGGGAATTTTGAAAACAAGTGGATTCGTGCGGTCATCCCGGCCTTATTGATTCACTGCAGTATTGGTACTGTTTATTGCTGGTCGTTGTTTAAGGGGGACATTGCCTCTTATATCGGAAAACCTGTCAGTGAAGTGGAATGGGCATTCAGTATAGCTATTTTTGTTCTTGGTATGGCTGCGGCTTTTGGCGGAAAATTTGTTGAAAAGGATATACATAAGTCATCCTTGCTTGCGGCAATATTTTTTGTTGCAGGGATGGCAGCAACAGGTTTCTTTATTTATCAAAAATCATTGTTCGGTATTTATATCTCTTATGGAGTAGTTATGGGGATTGGACTTGGAATCGGCTATTTAACGCCTGTAAAAACACTGATGCTTTGGTTTAAAGAACAAAAGGGATTGGCAACGGGCCTTGCTGTTGCAGGCTTCGGCTTAGCGAAAGTTATTGCTAGTCCACTAATGGAAAAGTTACTCGGTAATCGAAATAGTGAAGGGGTTTTAGCAGACCCTACAAATATCTATACAATGTTTTATATTTTAGCAGCGATCTATTTAGTAATGATGTTTGTTGGACACTTAATTTTAAAGAAACCGGCTGGATATGAAGAAGAAAATATGGAAATGCATAGCTTTAGTTATAGAAAAGTTTTGACGAATAAGACGTTTATCGGTATTTGGCTCATGTTCTACATTAATATTACATGTGGCTTAGCGTTAATCTCACAAGAAAAAGGTATTTTAGCTTTCATTGGATTTGGAGCGATTGGTTTAGTTAGTTCGCTCACAGCCATTTTCAATGCAGGTGGACGAATTGCATTTTCAGCATGGGGAGATCGTTTAAAAGATCGTAACTCTATTTACAAAATTATTTTTATTTCTTCTATTAGCATCATTTTATGTACTGTTGTATTTGATGGGATCAATAACTCTATGGTAATTCTTATCATTGCCTTACTTTGTATTGTGAATGCAGGTTACGGTGGAGGATTCTCATCTTTACCGCCGCTATTATCAGACCGATTTGGTATCGAAAGTATTTCAACTGTACATGGTTTAGCTTTATCTGCATGGGCATTTGCAGGTTTGACGGGCAATCAGCTAAGTGCAATTATTCTTGAAAAAACACAATCTTACGACATGGTATTATACGTCATTGCCGCGTTGTTCACGATTGCGACTTTAATTAGTATATTCGTTGTGAAACCTGAAAAAGTGAACTTGGAAAATGAAGAGTTTCATAAGAAAAAAGAAATAGTAATCGGATAA
- a CDS encoding TetR/AcrR family transcriptional regulator yields the protein MSVYTEKNRRTKELIQKSFMEMLEKKTFDSITVGDIAKTAKINRGTFYLHFIDKFDLLDQIELQLFEELGNHIDELQSNYSSTHTFEKGQEQLASSLFNSIKMQAPLLKIFLSEHGRAGFHLRFRAAFSEKVRVNLEGNERFTANLNVPMEYFLAFITSAFLGLIEQWVQNNLDKTPEEMTALYINIISFIQRKNT from the coding sequence TTGAGCGTTTATACCGAAAAAAATCGACGTACAAAAGAGCTTATTCAAAAATCATTTATGGAGATGCTGGAAAAGAAAACTTTCGATTCAATTACAGTAGGAGATATTGCGAAAACAGCCAAGATTAATCGGGGAACGTTTTATTTACACTTTATCGATAAGTTTGATTTGCTGGATCAGATTGAATTACAATTATTTGAAGAGTTAGGGAATCATATTGATGAATTGCAATCGAACTATTCATCTACACATACGTTTGAAAAAGGACAGGAACAATTAGCATCCTCATTATTTAATTCGATAAAAATGCAGGCACCACTTTTAAAAATCTTTTTAAGTGAACATGGTAGAGCGGGTTTTCATCTACGGTTTAGAGCAGCCTTTTCAGAAAAGGTGCGTGTAAATCTGGAGGGGAATGAACGCTTCACCGCAAATTTAAATGTCCCGATGGAATACTTTTTAGCCTTTATCACATCTGCTTTTTTAGGATTAATTGAACAATGGGTTCAAAATAATTTAGACAAGACTCCTGAAGAAATGACGGCATTATATATTAATATTATCTCCTTTATTCAAAGGAAGAATACTTAG
- a CDS encoding N-acetylglucosaminidase, which translates to MRIFKQLWPVFFLVLSFVLVPLTIVNAAALTDKVTNVPVDKVWTITFNHPVIESSITPNSIYVVNSDNVKQPVETVVKDNIVKIEPPAKGYEFNQTYTLKIEADVSGKVGNRAERLNQTIAKSFTTVNGYAVVNIKTDGASSPIAYYSTFEEANADLQESQGIMLGDKYIKIPSGFIATNLKDVTIIYKQPTFTSAYEYAGVSTDTELLYIDATADYVKVNAAGQDMYVKHEDITLIPAVAAKGRSYYIANEKGLWHHIYHHHSGKYDSAYLIGNKPDFLNDGVKYYSTDGIKFYNASGKLMGESYAYFQYVTPRVPTTYSAEQLDQYIARELEAKELSGNARYINASAKSPLQGLGAALKTIEKEQRINALFILALAIHESDYGMSCHAQNYNNLFGLNVTDSNDECLTETDVNTESTKYFPTIEKNISDFVQRLNTSYLDPLNMQDFRYNGLALGNKMIGLNVRYASDPYWGAKTAGHMYRIDQALGSQDYKEYKVGITASSQVSVRYEPIVKTGDEDNRAYQYKLPWTIKRLDMMPITLSNMPLENSDWLQVISEMPSYGQDLYTVRENVRIITTH; encoded by the coding sequence ATGAGGATTTTCAAACAACTGTGGCCTGTATTTTTCCTGGTTTTATCTTTTGTACTTGTTCCGTTAACAATCGTTAATGCAGCAGCTTTAACAGACAAAGTTACTAACGTGCCTGTTGATAAGGTATGGACAATTACATTTAATCATCCTGTTATAGAATCCAGCATTACACCAAATTCTATTTATGTAGTGAATAGTGACAATGTCAAACAACCAGTCGAAACGGTAGTTAAAGACAATATTGTCAAAATTGAACCCCCTGCTAAAGGCTACGAGTTCAATCAAACTTATACTTTAAAAATCGAAGCTGATGTATCTGGAAAAGTAGGCAACAGGGCTGAAAGATTGAATCAGACTATCGCTAAATCGTTTACTACTGTAAATGGCTATGCTGTAGTCAATATTAAGACAGATGGTGCATCTTCACCAATTGCTTACTACTCTACTTTCGAAGAAGCGAACGCCGACTTACAAGAAAGCCAGGGAATCATGCTAGGTGACAAATATATAAAAATACCGTCCGGGTTTATAGCAACAAACCTGAAGGATGTCACTATTATTTACAAACAACCGACTTTTACTTCAGCATACGAATATGCGGGTGTTAGTACGGATACTGAACTTTTATATATTGATGCAACAGCCGATTATGTAAAAGTAAATGCCGCAGGACAGGATATGTATGTAAAGCACGAAGATATCACTCTTATTCCCGCAGTTGCTGCAAAAGGGCGGTCATATTACATTGCAAATGAAAAAGGATTATGGCACCATATTTACCATCATCATAGTGGTAAATACGACAGCGCCTATTTGATCGGTAATAAACCAGACTTTTTAAATGACGGCGTAAAGTATTATAGTACGGACGGCATAAAGTTTTACAATGCAAGCGGTAAACTAATGGGAGAAAGCTATGCCTACTTCCAATATGTTACACCACGGGTACCGACTACTTACAGTGCCGAACAGTTAGATCAGTACATTGCAAGAGAACTCGAAGCAAAAGAACTATCAGGCAATGCGCGGTATATAAACGCGTCAGCAAAAAGTCCGCTCCAAGGATTAGGTGCTGCACTAAAAACAATTGAAAAAGAGCAGCGAATCAACGCTTTGTTTATTTTAGCTCTTGCTATCCATGAAAGTGATTACGGTATGAGCTGTCACGCACAAAATTACAATAATTTATTCGGGTTAAATGTGACAGACAGCAATGATGAATGTTTGACAGAAACAGATGTGAATACCGAATCTACTAAATATTTCCCAACAATCGAAAAAAATATTTCGGATTTCGTTCAACGTCTGAATACGAGTTATTTAGATCCGCTTAACATGCAAGACTTCCGTTACAATGGGCTTGCACTCGGCAATAAAATGATCGGACTCAATGTACGCTACGCTTCCGATCCATACTGGGGAGCTAAAACAGCAGGTCATATGTATCGGATAGATCAAGCATTAGGCAGTCAAGATTACAAAGAATATAAAGTAGGAATTACGGCAAGTTCACAAGTGAGTGTTCGATATGAACCTATTGTTAAAACAGGTGATGAAGATAACAGAGCTTATCAGTATAAACTTCCCTGGACGATTAAACGTCTTGATATGATGCCAATAACGCTATCAAATATGCCCTTAGAAAATAGTGACTGGTTACAAGTCATATCCGAGATGCCGTCTTACGGACAAGATTTATACACAGTACGTGAGAATGTCCGTATTATCACAACACATTAA
- a CDS encoding YhgE/Pip domain-containing protein codes for MRLFKQKLAWAAPIAVILIIALFSVNLFAQGNPQVRNLPVALIVNDEGQHVEAVLEAVEQMSGGVDGAEPVMSFTNEKEENIESLFADKKYYAALVIPEGYNDTLQNALTNNEAAKLQIFINQGFNMTGANFAKTALNSFVSGVNDQYSANFLAQLGTEQIDATQAAVLVNPIVAEEKIYNPITASTANGSAPTLLAVPAWVGALIGGFIVFLASSSIFKKELLTRKQTLGLIGGQVLFGIIIALFSGFTVATLAQIAGINMPNYFLVAFFVSFAAFCFYLLVSAITAWIGKPAITLFMVVMLLGMGVLMTPQEMLPSFFVNFIRPWVPIRFASEGLREIFYFGSGFYTGASFNTILGIGIAGSVIFLLSIFKPVKVKEQQN; via the coding sequence ATGAGATTATTTAAACAAAAATTAGCATGGGCTGCTCCTATTGCTGTTATATTGATTATTGCACTATTTTCGGTAAACTTATTCGCACAAGGAAATCCGCAAGTGAGAAATCTGCCGGTTGCTCTTATTGTTAATGATGAGGGCCAACACGTTGAGGCTGTTCTCGAAGCTGTTGAGCAAATGAGTGGAGGGGTAGACGGTGCGGAACCGGTTATGTCATTTACAAATGAGAAAGAAGAAAATATTGAGTCGCTTTTTGCAGATAAAAAGTATTACGCAGCACTTGTCATTCCTGAAGGCTACAATGACACATTACAAAATGCACTTACAAATAATGAAGCTGCCAAACTGCAAATATTTATTAACCAAGGCTTTAATATGACAGGCGCAAACTTTGCAAAAACTGCTTTAAACAGCTTTGTTTCTGGAGTGAATGACCAATATTCGGCAAACTTTTTAGCACAGCTTGGTACGGAACAAATTGATGCAACGCAAGCCGCTGTTTTAGTAAATCCAATTGTTGCTGAAGAAAAAATATACAATCCTATTACAGCTTCTACTGCAAACGGCAGTGCCCCAACTTTATTGGCAGTACCGGCATGGGTAGGTGCACTAATTGGTGGTTTTATCGTATTTTTAGCATCATCGAGCATCTTTAAGAAAGAGCTGTTAACACGTAAACAAACATTAGGCCTAATTGGCGGGCAAGTTTTATTCGGTATTATTATTGCCCTATTTTCAGGTTTCACTGTTGCAACACTTGCACAAATCGCAGGGATTAATATGCCAAACTACTTCCTGGTTGCTTTCTTTGTATCATTTGCGGCATTCTGTTTCTATTTATTAGTATCAGCTATTACAGCATGGATTGGCAAACCAGCTATTACATTATTCATGGTTGTCATGCTTTTAGGTATGGGTGTTCTTATGACACCACAGGAAATGCTTCCAAGTTTCTTCGTAAACTTCATTCGTCCTTGGGTACCAATTCGCTTTGCCTCTGAAGGTTTACGGGAAATTTTCTACTTCGGCAGCGGATTCTACACAGGTGCTTCCTTCAACACAATTTTAGGAATTGGTATTGCAGGTTCAGTTATTTTCTTACTGTCTATTTTCAAACCGGTAAAAGTTAAAGAACAACAAAACTAG
- a CDS encoding TVP38/TMEM64 family protein, with amino-acid sequence MKKQSLFIRGSLFAATLTGLFFAIYKSGISVSDLSPQLILELAHNNLTIVILVMMLLMFLQNLFTFIPLILVITINIALFGFWRGYLFSTFSSVIGSTSIFLSIRFFFANLFTSDKLKKYEQQINQNGFLFVLSGRILPFLPTNLINIVSGLSKMKISYFISATTIGNMIYGLVLASVSYGIFSVSQQYRQLFYVLIAIAAIIIAVRFIKKQRTSSI; translated from the coding sequence ATGAAAAAACAATCGTTGTTTATACGAGGGTCTCTATTTGCAGCAACTTTAACAGGTTTATTCTTTGCAATTTACAAAAGCGGTATTTCTGTATCCGACCTGTCACCCCAGCTTATTTTAGAGCTTGCCCATAACAATCTAACTATCGTTATTTTAGTAATGATGTTATTAATGTTCCTGCAAAACTTATTTACATTTATCCCGTTAATTTTAGTCATCACGATTAATATTGCTTTGTTTGGATTTTGGCGCGGTTATTTATTTAGTACATTCAGCAGTGTTATTGGTAGTACATCAATTTTCCTTTCCATCCGCTTTTTTTTCGCAAATTTATTCACTTCAGATAAACTAAAAAAATATGAGCAGCAAATTAATCAAAACGGCTTTCTATTTGTTCTTTCAGGGCGTATTTTGCCATTCCTTCCTACGAATTTAATTAACATCGTATCCGGTTTAAGCAAAATGAAAATATCGTATTTTATCTCAGCTACTACAATTGGCAACATGATTTACGGACTTGTATTAGCCTCTGTTTCATATGGAATTTTCTCTGTCTCCCAGCAATATAGACAACTGTTTTATGTGCTTATTGCAATTGCCGCCATTATCATTGCGGTCCGATTCATTAAAAAGCAGCGTACAAGCAGTATTTAA